In the genome of Streptomyces pactum, one region contains:
- a CDS encoding nucleotidyltransferase, with amino-acid sequence MHERGLDRDGTIAREGALDRVPAAFVPVVDAARAHITETFGRTRLHSAYLYGSIPRGTATPGVSDLDLQLALHGEPTEADLADARTIETVLDRAFPQIDGVGILLTSTRVLLSDVERHDGGFFIACLCTPLLGPDLAEQLPRYRPTALLARETNGDLARVLPRWRARAAAATTDADRRALSRLVGRRIVRTGFTLIMPRWGGWTSDLHRSAELFGRYYPDRVEQMRAAVSTGRAPSPDLAVLGMLIDDLGPWLAAEYAAVHGEKVPRP; translated from the coding sequence ATGCATGAACGAGGGCTGGACCGCGACGGAACGATCGCACGCGAGGGCGCACTGGACCGCGTGCCGGCGGCATTCGTCCCCGTCGTCGATGCCGCCCGCGCCCATATCACCGAGACGTTCGGCAGAACGCGCCTGCACAGCGCCTACCTCTACGGCAGCATCCCCCGTGGCACCGCCACCCCCGGCGTCTCCGACCTCGACCTCCAGCTCGCCCTCCACGGCGAGCCCACCGAGGCCGACCTGGCTGACGCCAGAACGATCGAGACCGTACTCGACCGTGCGTTCCCGCAGATCGACGGCGTCGGGATCCTGCTGACCAGCACACGGGTGCTGCTCAGCGACGTCGAACGTCACGACGGCGGCTTCTTCATCGCCTGCCTCTGCACCCCGCTGCTCGGCCCTGACCTCGCGGAACAACTGCCCCGCTACCGACCCACAGCCCTTCTCGCGCGGGAGACCAACGGTGACCTCGCCCGCGTGCTCCCCCGCTGGCGTGCCCGAGCAGCCGCAGCCACCACGGACGCCGATCGCCGGGCCCTCAGCCGTCTGGTCGGCCGTCGCATCGTCCGCACAGGGTTCACCCTGATCATGCCCCGATGGGGCGGCTGGACCAGCGACCTTCACCGGTCCGCCGAGCTCTTCGGCCGCTACTACCCCGACCGCGTCGAGCAGATGCGTGCCGCCGTGTCCACCGGCCGTGCGCCCTCACCCGACCTGGCGGTGCTCGGGATGCTCATCGATGACCTCGGTCCTTGGCTCGCGGCCGAATACGCGGCCGTGCACGGAGAGAAGGTCCCGCGTCCCTGA
- a CDS encoding TetR/AcrR family transcriptional regulator, translated as MSATTASEGRGRGGRERILAAATRLFAVQGINATGMEQVAEAAPVSKRTLYAHFRTKDDLVIAHLEHLASSGATLESVLTREDIPPRERILALFDQPAPDAAPVRGCPFIDAAAEFPDPHSTVHSYAREQKLRMVGLVTALVTELGCREPVALAEQLVTLADGAASRAMVLDEADYGRHARAAAETLLAHALAG; from the coding sequence GTGAGTGCGACGACGGCCTCCGAAGGGCGCGGGCGCGGCGGGCGGGAGCGCATCCTGGCCGCTGCCACCCGCCTGTTCGCGGTCCAAGGGATCAACGCGACCGGCATGGAGCAGGTCGCGGAAGCGGCACCGGTCTCCAAGCGCACGCTCTACGCGCATTTCCGCACCAAGGACGACCTGGTGATCGCCCACCTTGAGCACCTCGCCTCGTCCGGCGCGACGTTGGAGAGCGTGCTGACCCGCGAGGACATTCCTCCGCGGGAGCGGATCCTTGCGCTGTTCGACCAGCCCGCACCGGACGCGGCACCGGTGCGCGGCTGCCCGTTCATCGACGCGGCGGCGGAGTTTCCCGACCCGCACAGCACGGTCCACTCCTACGCCCGCGAGCAGAAACTGCGGATGGTGGGGCTGGTCACCGCGCTGGTGACGGAGCTGGGCTGCCGCGAGCCGGTCGCACTCGCCGAACAACTGGTCACCCTCGCGGACGGGGCGGCCAGCCGGGCCATGGTGCTGGACGAGGCGGATTACGGCCGGCACGCACGGGCGGCGGCGGAGACCCTCCTCGCGCACGCCCTCGCAGGCTGA
- a CDS encoding nitroreductase family protein, protein MAYDAQSLRFYGAPHAAFLFVTGDGGPRLAADVGAYMQTLLLAMAAYGVASCPQGLLSFYADTVRAELTTTGRLLLGISFGYSDEAAPANRITTERAPLEEITTFHD, encoded by the coding sequence GTGGCCTACGACGCGCAGAGCCTGCGCTTCTACGGCGCGCCGCACGCCGCGTTCCTGTTCGTCACCGGGGACGGCGGGCCCCGGCTGGCCGCCGACGTCGGCGCCTACATGCAGACGCTGCTCCTGGCGATGGCCGCCTACGGCGTGGCGAGCTGCCCCCAAGGACTGCTGAGCTTCTACGCCGACACAGTCCGCGCCGAACTCACCACCACAGGACGACTGCTCCTGGGCATCTCCTTCGGCTACTCCGACGAAGCCGCACCGGCCAACCGCATCACCACCGAACGCGCGCCACTCGAAGAAATCACGACCTTCCACGACTGA
- a CDS encoding FG-GAP repeat domain-containing protein: MSAALAAGLSPQLPTASAVDGPQETVVPATLRNTVTSASLFYADTTTGSDGAGAQGVFHRLEGHRGLVWTRYVDGQTFPAPAYEGSPPTNGTGSDTLAHRLGDGRVDLWDASDGTTRTLRIPEGQQLFNITGSAVYGTTAVTYRKVTDAQGRSAFEFHLLTPGPDGTTRDVRVEDAPGMRLHRPSGADATTVLFTADSDGSGRTRVVAVDRESGQVRGWSAEMPPDYYHAKLGRDHVVVYGISKAKVLVLPRADLSVAATEVELQGGGINPAQGLAVVGDWLVHRPSSGTAVRAQPIAGGSSVTIGTANPGVSVGPADSAVFVGRTATEDWGIQRITAGADGRPVVTRVKPLPKPPAAIQGLSLEQGRLVVTDPSGGRRDDYVRTVAASGPPTFGERTAFTPTDVLIAECPAGDAGCSRLHGTADGRVVWVERDTTSSGSDRLRANGPGRGLFERAVPAGGQVTDVSGRYVLHVTASGNRVYRLDDSAAPLTRPPGAAALWGDVLWTAGSDPGSVTEYSLSTGKTTHTLTLGTGCVPEELQVVGRWLYWSCGPDAGAGVYDRVTKTSVPVPSGEARLGDGYVVTHDRRAGTLTLTTVTGGTPASRVIAELPDTGVSQRDVRWTVDDSGANAAYVDAQERVHLVPSGVPAQPLGLLGPAGNASSLDAARPGTTPRTLTTVLLSKPSASWRLTVRDKATGKVVDTTSGGAARGELTVGWHGAVRTSAGEVFFPNGKYDWTLSITPADGTGAPLEVRGTVALNGGAPVLRDHAGARSRPDGTGDLLTLSTSGELAFQHGDGKGAFSGKTASGGWPTSVVAVPFGDLNKDRCNDVLVRMADGSLRGYKPRCGERLTTTTPYTKLGTGWNAYNVLTSPGDLTGDKRPDLLARKSSNGDIHLFAANSDGTLAAGRRIHSGWTGYTKIAGAGDLNGDGFGDLLARHKDGTLYRHDGQRTGKLKDRVKVFGNWGASYNAIVGVGDLTGDGRSDLVVRDSSGNVYRHDGKGNGSFTARTKIATGWKHKALF; this comes from the coding sequence GTGTCCGCGGCTCTGGCGGCCGGGTTGAGCCCGCAGCTGCCGACGGCGTCCGCGGTGGACGGGCCCCAGGAGACGGTCGTACCGGCCACCCTGCGCAACACCGTCACCTCGGCGTCGTTGTTCTATGCCGACACCACGACGGGGAGCGACGGCGCCGGGGCACAGGGGGTCTTCCACCGCCTCGAAGGACACCGAGGCCTGGTGTGGACGCGTTACGTGGACGGGCAGACCTTCCCCGCCCCGGCGTATGAGGGCTCGCCGCCCACCAACGGGACGGGCAGCGACACCTTGGCCCACCGCCTCGGCGACGGCCGCGTCGACCTGTGGGACGCGTCCGACGGGACGACGCGCACCCTCCGCATTCCGGAGGGGCAGCAACTGTTCAACATCACCGGCAGCGCCGTCTACGGCACCACGGCGGTCACCTACCGCAAGGTCACCGACGCCCAGGGGCGCAGCGCCTTCGAGTTCCATCTGCTCACCCCGGGGCCCGACGGGACCACGCGCGACGTGCGGGTCGAGGATGCGCCGGGTATGAGGCTGCACAGGCCGAGCGGGGCGGATGCCACGACGGTGCTCTTCACAGCCGATTCGGACGGTTCCGGCCGTACCCGGGTGGTGGCCGTCGACCGGGAGAGCGGGCAGGTCCGCGGCTGGAGCGCGGAGATGCCCCCGGACTACTACCACGCGAAGCTGGGCCGGGACCACGTCGTGGTCTACGGCATCAGTAAGGCGAAGGTGCTGGTGCTGCCACGTGCCGACCTCTCGGTGGCCGCCACCGAGGTTGAGTTGCAGGGCGGTGGCATCAACCCGGCCCAGGGCCTGGCGGTCGTGGGCGACTGGCTGGTCCACCGGCCCAGCAGCGGGACGGCGGTGCGGGCGCAGCCGATCGCCGGCGGTTCGTCGGTCACCATCGGCACGGCGAACCCCGGCGTCTCCGTCGGCCCCGCCGACAGCGCGGTCTTCGTCGGCCGGACCGCCACGGAGGACTGGGGCATCCAGCGCATCACCGCCGGTGCCGACGGCAGGCCCGTCGTCACCCGGGTCAAACCGCTGCCCAAGCCGCCCGCGGCGATCCAGGGGCTCTCCCTGGAGCAGGGCAGGCTGGTGGTCACCGACCCCAGCGGCGGGCGGCGCGACGACTACGTCCGCACCGTCGCCGCGTCCGGGCCCCCCACGTTCGGCGAGCGCACCGCGTTCACCCCCACCGATGTGCTCATCGCCGAGTGCCCGGCCGGGGACGCCGGATGCTCCCGGCTGCACGGCACCGCCGACGGACGCGTCGTCTGGGTGGAGCGCGACACCACGTCGTCGGGCTCCGACCGGCTCCGGGCCAACGGGCCGGGCCGCGGCCTGTTCGAGCGCGCGGTGCCCGCCGGCGGGCAGGTGACCGACGTGTCCGGCCGCTACGTCCTCCACGTCACGGCGAGCGGGAACCGCGTCTACCGCCTCGACGACTCCGCCGCGCCCCTCACCCGCCCACCGGGCGCCGCCGCGCTGTGGGGGGACGTGCTGTGGACCGCCGGCAGCGACCCGGGCAGCGTCACCGAGTACAGCCTGTCGACGGGGAAGACCACCCACACCCTCACCCTCGGCACCGGCTGCGTGCCCGAGGAACTGCAGGTGGTCGGCCGCTGGTTGTACTGGAGCTGTGGGCCGGACGCCGGGGCGGGGGTGTACGACCGGGTGACGAAGACGTCGGTACCCGTGCCGTCCGGGGAGGCGCGGCTCGGCGACGGCTACGTCGTCACCCACGACCGGCGCGCGGGGACGCTCACGCTCACCACGGTCACCGGCGGGACCCCGGCGAGCCGCGTCATCGCCGAACTGCCCGACACCGGGGTCTCGCAGCGCGACGTGCGCTGGACCGTGGACGACTCCGGCGCCAACGCCGCCTACGTGGACGCCCAGGAGCGTGTCCACCTGGTGCCGTCGGGTGTGCCGGCCCAGCCCCTGGGTCTGCTGGGCCCGGCCGGCAACGCCTCCTCCCTCGACGCCGCCCGGCCCGGGACCACCCCGCGCACCCTCACCACGGTCCTGCTCTCCAAGCCCTCGGCGAGCTGGCGGCTGACGGTGCGGGACAAGGCGACCGGCAAGGTGGTGGACACCACCTCCGGCGGCGCCGCGCGCGGTGAGCTCACCGTCGGCTGGCACGGTGCCGTCCGGACATCGGCCGGCGAGGTGTTCTTCCCGAACGGGAAGTACGACTGGACCCTGTCGATCACCCCCGCCGACGGCACGGGCGCTCCGCTGGAGGTACGGGGCACGGTCGCCCTGAACGGCGGCGCCCCGGTCCTCCGCGACCACGCCGGCGCCCGCTCCCGCCCGGACGGCACCGGTGACCTGCTCACCCTCAGCACCTCCGGTGAGCTGGCCTTCCAGCACGGCGACGGCAAGGGCGCGTTCTCCGGGAAGACGGCGTCCGGCGGCTGGCCCACCTCCGTGGTGGCGGTGCCGTTCGGCGACCTGAACAAGGACCGGTGCAACGACGTCCTGGTCCGGATGGCCGACGGCTCGCTGCGTGGCTACAAGCCCCGGTGCGGCGAGCGGCTGACCACCACCACGCCGTACACCAAGCTCGGGACCGGCTGGAACGCCTACAACGTGCTCACCTCGCCCGGCGACCTCACCGGGGACAAGCGGCCCGACCTGCTGGCGAGGAAATCCTCGAACGGGGACATCCACCTCTTCGCGGCCAACAGCGACGGGACACTGGCGGCCGGCCGGCGCATCCACTCGGGCTGGACCGGGTACACCAAGATCGCCGGGGCGGGCGACCTGAACGGCGACGGCTTCGGCGACCTGCTGGCACGTCACAAGGACGGCACCCTCTACCGGCACGACGGGCAGCGCACCGGCAAGCTGAAGGACCGTGTGAAGGTCTTCGGCAACTGGGGAGCGTCCTACAACGCGATCGTCGGCGTCGGTGACCTCACCGGCGACGGCCGGAGCGACCTGGTGGTACGGGACTCCAGCGGGAACGTCTACCGCCACGACGGCAAGGGGAACGGGTCCTTCACCGCGCGGACGAAGATCGCCACGGGGTGGAAGCACAAGGCTCTCTTCTGA
- a CDS encoding NIPSNAP family protein, giving the protein MITCVVEYVIDPAKIESFERFGRRWMELVDRHGGTHHGYYLPAEGASDKALALFTFPSLAAYEQYRSLFGRHPDFIDADRIRDDSGCVLRYERTFMRPLLPGSGQPTATP; this is encoded by the coding sequence GTGATTACTTGCGTTGTCGAGTACGTGATCGATCCGGCAAAAATCGAATCATTCGAGAGATTCGGGCGGCGCTGGATGGAATTGGTGGACCGGCACGGCGGCACACACCACGGGTACTACCTTCCCGCTGAAGGAGCGAGCGACAAGGCGCTGGCCTTGTTCACCTTCCCCAGCCTGGCGGCCTACGAGCAGTACCGATCCCTGTTCGGCCGGCACCCGGATTTCATCGACGCGGATCGCATCAGAGACGACAGCGGCTGTGTACTGCGCTACGAGCGCACCTTCATGCGCCCCTTGCTTCCCGGCTCCGGCCAACCGACCGCGACGCCGTAG
- a CDS encoding MFS transporter, which translates to MFEKLSRGRMAAMGRRHDREARPGLTLAAVAVVQFMVSLDLTVVNVGLPRIATGLGFDAVGLAWVIHAYALAFGGLLLLGGKAADRYGRRRVLLLGLGLFGLASLAGGLAREPGQLIAARAGQGIGAAALAPAALALLTSAFPTGKARVRAFGVWSAANAAGGALGVLIGGLLTEYVGWRWVMFVNVPMAAGALALARRGVAADPPTVRGGRPDVLGAVLAASGMSLLVFGVVRTDRHPWTSPTTLTTLAAAAALLVAFVHVERTTTREPLVGPGLLANRSVAGANAYNLLVGAAMAAAFYFLSLYLQQVLGTGPAPTGLMFLPFALAVVAGSVLAIRLGHRLPPRLLLVAGGLLTAAGLAWFGLIDPDGSFATDVLGPSLVTGTGFGLCLGPVVSIATAGVAPHEAGTASGLLSSSRQIGASLGLAALGTAAHHRTGRDTSPEALNDGYALGLSLGAALLLAAVLIALTVLPRTGPPPRTGPSADREMLRARE; encoded by the coding sequence ATGTTCGAAAAGTTGTCGCGAGGACGGATGGCCGCGATGGGGCGAAGGCACGACAGGGAGGCCCGGCCGGGGCTCACACTCGCCGCGGTGGCCGTGGTGCAGTTCATGGTGTCGCTGGATCTGACGGTGGTGAACGTCGGACTTCCCCGCATCGCCACCGGCCTCGGCTTCGACGCGGTGGGCCTGGCCTGGGTGATCCACGCCTATGCCCTCGCCTTCGGCGGGCTGCTCCTGCTGGGCGGCAAGGCCGCCGACCGGTACGGTCGCAGGCGGGTCCTGCTGCTCGGGCTCGGCCTGTTCGGCCTCGCCTCGCTCGCCGGCGGGCTCGCCCGGGAGCCCGGCCAGCTGATCGCCGCCCGCGCCGGGCAGGGCATCGGCGCCGCCGCGCTGGCTCCGGCCGCGCTGGCGCTGCTGACCTCGGCGTTCCCCACCGGGAAGGCCCGCGTCCGGGCCTTCGGGGTGTGGAGCGCGGCGAACGCCGCCGGAGGCGCCCTGGGCGTCCTGATCGGCGGCCTGCTCACCGAGTACGTCGGCTGGCGCTGGGTGATGTTCGTGAACGTACCGATGGCCGCCGGCGCGCTGGCCCTGGCCCGGAGGGGCGTCGCCGCCGACCCGCCGACCGTTCGCGGGGGCCGTCCGGACGTGCTCGGCGCGGTCCTGGCGGCGTCCGGCATGTCCCTGCTGGTGTTCGGTGTCGTCCGTACCGACCGGCATCCGTGGACCTCGCCGACCACCCTGACGACGCTGGCGGCCGCCGCCGCGCTGCTGGTCGCGTTCGTCCACGTGGAGCGGACCACCACCCGCGAACCGCTGGTCGGGCCCGGCCTGTTGGCCAACCGCTCGGTCGCCGGGGCGAACGCCTACAACCTGCTGGTCGGGGCGGCCATGGCCGCGGCCTTCTACTTCCTGTCCCTGTATCTCCAGCAGGTCCTGGGGACGGGCCCGGCGCCGACCGGGCTCATGTTCCTGCCGTTCGCCCTCGCGGTGGTCGCCGGTTCCGTGCTCGCCATCCGGCTCGGCCACCGTCTCCCTCCCCGCCTCCTGCTGGTCGCCGGCGGACTCCTCACCGCGGCCGGGCTCGCCTGGTTCGGCCTGATCGACCCCGACGGATCCTTCGCCACCGACGTCCTGGGGCCCTCGCTCGTCACCGGCACCGGCTTCGGGCTCTGCCTGGGGCCGGTGGTCTCCATCGCCACCGCCGGCGTCGCACCCCACGAGGCCGGCACCGCCTCGGGCCTGCTCAGCAGCTCACGACAGATCGGCGCCTCACTCGGACTCGCCGCCCTCGGTACCGCGGCCCATCACCGCACCGGCCGGGACACCAGCCCGGAGGCCCTGAACGACGGGTACGCGCTCGGCCTGTCCCTCGGTGCCGCACTCCTGCTCGCCGCCGTCCTCATCGCCCTCACCGTCCTCCCGCGGACCGGCCCGCCGCCCCGGACCGGGCCGAGCGCCGACCGCGAGATGCTCCGCGCGCGGGAGTGA
- a CDS encoding TetR/AcrR family transcriptional regulator produces the protein MHRPRAAHGRTGRPPLTSRAQILAAARRLIDRDGWEKLTIRRLATEAGVGATTLYHHIRDKEDLLVLLLNDHVERIERPALPDGPRDRILAAAAAMHDALAAWPWAAEVLTIDGFVGRLDASALWMVETVVAAADDCGCTPAQAVGLFRSIWYYTVGEILVRSHSARRRTDGERPAVRDTSFAGLDASRVPHLAAIGDRWPELAARDTYPQGLRALVDGLLAQAVPAAGRDTG, from the coding sequence ATGCATCGACCGCGCGCAGCGCACGGCCGCACCGGCCGGCCGCCTCTGACCTCCCGGGCGCAGATCCTGGCCGCGGCCCGCCGGCTCATCGACCGGGACGGCTGGGAGAAGCTGACCATCCGTCGGCTGGCCACCGAGGCCGGCGTCGGCGCGACGACCCTGTACCACCACATCAGGGACAAGGAGGACCTGCTCGTCCTGCTCCTCAACGACCACGTCGAGCGGATCGAGCGGCCGGCGCTGCCCGACGGGCCGCGCGACCGCATCCTGGCGGCCGCCGCCGCGATGCACGACGCCCTCGCCGCCTGGCCGTGGGCCGCCGAGGTCCTCACCATCGACGGATTCGTCGGCCGCCTCGACGCGTCGGCGCTGTGGATGGTCGAGACGGTCGTGGCCGCGGCCGACGACTGCGGATGCACGCCCGCCCAGGCCGTGGGCCTCTTCCGCAGCATCTGGTACTACACGGTCGGCGAGATCCTCGTCCGCTCCCACTCGGCCCGCCGGCGCACCGACGGCGAGCGCCCCGCCGTCCGTGACACCTCCTTCGCCGGTCTCGATGCCTCCCGGGTGCCCCACCTGGCCGCCATCGGGGATCGCTGGCCCGAGCTGGCCGCCCGTGACACCTATCCCCAGGGGCTCCGCGCGCTCGTCGACGGGCTGCTCGCCCAGGCCGTGCCGGCGGCCGGCCGGGACACCGGCTGA